Proteins from one Bos taurus isolate L1 Dominette 01449 registration number 42190680 breed Hereford chromosome 7, ARS-UCD2.0, whole genome shotgun sequence genomic window:
- the LOC100295995 gene encoding uncharacterized protein, with amino-acid sequence MAEEAGIFHRLDNMSFFSSWIKAILIIGLAFPLYCETAFVPSGEIRKRNVTCIRINYTFAQKKKIQSVQRMAKHTPINAISAVKS; translated from the exons ATGGCTGAGGAGGCAG GTATCTTCCACAGACTTGATAACATGTCCTTCTTCTCATCATGGATCAAAGCTATTTTAATCATTGGCTTGGcatttcctctttattgtg AAACTGCTTTTGTACCTTCTGGAGAAATTCGCAAAAGG AATGTAACGTGTATAAGGATCAATTACACTTTTGcacaaaagaaaaagatccaATCTGTGCAACGAATGGCAAAACATACTCCAATAAATGCTATTTCTGCAGTAAAAAGCT ag